A stretch of Henckelia pumila isolate YLH828 chromosome 4, ASM3356847v2, whole genome shotgun sequence DNA encodes these proteins:
- the LOC140867501 gene encoding benzoate carboxyl methyltransferase-like gives MGVKEVDVHMTVGNGATSYANNSAHQKIGISKAKYVLDESLKEMFADDGFPDCFKMVDLGCSSGPNTLSVVAQIIGTILRVRRLNNVDELPEMEVFLNDLEGNDFNNLFKLLPSFYKKLKEATGNEAIRCFVSGLPGSFYGRLFPSKTLNFVYSSFSLQWLSKIPEGLEDNKENIHMAMASPPGIFEAYATQYRRDFTTFLTSRGQEMVRGGRMVLTFVGRSVEDPSTRDDCAHFTLLASSLIEMVNEGLVKESDLHSFNMPIYTPSKQEVEGVIHNEGSFNLEKFEPFLVPWDAHVKHEDHTRGRISQLGAEGSVPDHIRGKLVSDFIRAYTEPVLASHFGSSIIDNLYGRYAKKLAEYLAREQPSFFNIIICLSKK, from the exons ATGGGAGTGAAGGAAGTTGATGTGCATATGACTGTAGGAAATGGTGCAACTAGCTACGCCAACAATTCTGCCCATCAA AAAATCGGGATATCGAAAGCAAAGTATGTCTTGGATGAGAGCCTGAAAGAAATGTTTGCGGATGATGGCTTCCCAGATTGCTTCAAGATGGTTGATTTGGGTTGTTCTTCCGGACCTAACACGCTCTCTGTCGTCGCTCAGATAATCGGAACGATCCTGAGGGTGCGTAGACTGAACAATGTGGATGAGTTACCTGAAATGGAAGTGTTCTTGAATGATCTTGAAGGGAATGACTTCAACAACTTGTTTAAGTTGCTGCCGAGTTTTTACAAGAAACTGAAGGAGGCGACAGGAAACGAAGCGATTCGATGCTTTGTATCGGGTTTGCCTGGATCTTTCTATGGCAGACTGTTTCCAAGCAAAACCCTCAACTTTGTTTACTCATCCTTCAGTCTCCAGTGGCTCTCTAag ATTCCTGAAGGACTGGAGGATAACAAAGAAAACATTCACATGGCAATGGCAAGTCCCCCGGGGATATTCGAAGCCTACGCAACACAATATCGCAGGGATTTCACCACGTTCTTGACTTCGCGGGGTCAGGAGATGGTGCGTGGCGGCCGTATGGTTCTCACATTCGTCGGCAGAAGCGTCGAGGACCCGTCCACTAGAGATGACTGTGCTCATTTCACTCTTCTTGCTAGCTCACTTATTGAAATGGTGAAtgag GGACTTGTGAAGGAGAGTGATTTGCATTCATTCAACATGCCTATATACACACCAAGCAAACAAGAGGTGGAGGGAGTGATACACAACGAGGGATCCTTCAATCTCGAAAAATTCGAGCCCTTTCTGGTTCCTTGGGATGCACATGTCAAGCATGAAGATCATACACGAGGCCGAATTTCTCAGCTTGGGGCCGAAGGGTCCGTCCCAGACCACATCCGTGGAAAACTCGTCTCAGATTTCATTCGAGCTTATACAGAACCGGTATTGGCGAGCCATTTCGGGAGCTCCATTATAGACAACTTGTATGGAAGATATGCAAAGAAACTTGCAGAGTATCTGGCAAGGGAGCAACCATCTTTCTTCAATATTATCATTTGCTTGAGTAAGAAATGA
- the LOC140863871 gene encoding uncharacterized protein isoform X1: MGTSKKIIAICQSGGEFVSNKDDGSLYYAGGEAYALDLDQHTQLKDFKHELAETFQCGVEGMAIKYFLPGNRKTLISISKDKDLHRMVNFFKESDQVEVFVFAAARNESNIPASRSSRTIASESELPIDVPVDLMQTDDAIVLDEPIETTTLDVYPHGHEHEDKHRRAATQWENIITGVDQRFNTFAEFREALHKYSIAHGFTYKYKKNDSHRVTAKCKTEGCPWRIYASRLATTQLICIKKMNPEHTCEGATVKAGYRATRGWIGSIIKEKLKVSPNYKPKDIASDIKRDYGIQLNYTQAWRAKEIAREQLQGSYREAYSQLPLFCEKIMETNPGSLATLSTKEDSSFRQLFVSFHASISGFHQCRPLIFLDSTLLYSKYQGTLLAATAADGNDDFFPVAFAVVDEETENNWHWFLSQLKSALSTSEQITFVSDFQKGIRASLLDIFGKECYHGYCLRCLAEKLNKDLKGQFSHDARRLMVQDFYAAAYAPKLEVFESCVRNIKAISDEAYNWVISSEPDHWANAFFGGARYNHMTSNFGQQFYSWVSEVDELPITQMVDVLRGKIMELIYRRRLESSHWVTRLTPFMEDRLQNEAAKSRSLQVLLSHGSVFEVRGESVDIVDIDHWDCSCKGWQLTGLPCCHAIAVLECLGRNLSDYCSRYFTSDSYRLTYLESINPIPNVEKQEQSEVLVEGTIVTPPPTKRPPGRPKMKFADSVDVIKRQLQCSKCKGLGHNKKTCNKEKGIEEPETPLLIGGPTSDNEPEPEREPVGSS, encoded by the exons ATGGGTACGTCCAAGAAAATTATAGCCATATGCCAATCTGGAGGGGAATTTGTGAGCAATAAAGATGACGGGTCCTTATATTATGCGGGCGGGGAGGCTTATGCGTTGGACCTGGATCAGCACACCCAATTGAAAGATTTCAAACATGAACTGGCTGAAACATTTCAATGCGGTGTGGAAGGCATGGCCATCAAGTATTTTCTCCCTGGGAACAGGAAGACCCTCATTAGTATATCTAAGGATAAGGACCTTCACCGCATGGTTAACTTCTTTAAGGAATCAGACCAAGTTGAAGTTTTTGTATTTGCTGCTGCCCGGAACGAGTCCAATATACCTGCCAGTAG GTCTAGCAGGACAATTGCTTCTGAGTCAGAACTTCCTATTGATGTACCTGTTGACCTTATGCAAACTGACGATGCGATTGTCTTGGATGAACCTATTGAAACTACGACGCTTGATGTTTATCCTCATGGCCATGAGCATGAAGATAAGCATCGTAGAGCAGCGACTCAGTGGGAAAATATTATCACTGGCGTAGACCAAAGATTTAATACGTTTGCTGAATTCCGTGAAGCTCTGCATAAATACTCGATTGCCCATGGATTCACCTACAAATATAAGAAAAATGACAGTCATCGTGTTACTGCCAAGTGTAAAACGGAAGGCTGTCCATGGCGTATATATGCATCTAGATTGGCTACCACTCAACTAATATGCATAAAGAAAATGAACCCGGAGCACACTTGTGAAGGGGCTACTGTAAAAGCTGGTTATAGGGCGACTAGGGGATGGATAGGAAGCATCATTAAGGAAAAACTGAAAGTTTCTCCAAATTACAAGCCAAAAGACATAGCCAGCGACATCAAGCGTGATTATGGCATTCAGTTGAATTATACGCAAGCTTGGCGAGCCAAGGAGATTGCACGAGAGCAGCTTCAGGGTTCATACAGAGAGGCGTATTCTCAGCTACCACTTTTTTGTGAGAAGATAATGGAGACTAATCCCGGTAGCCTCGCCACATTGAGTACGAAAGAAGATTCAAGCTTCCGCCAACTTTTTGTCTCATTTCATGCCTCAATATCTGGTTTTCACCAGTGCCGCCCCCTTATTTTTCTCGATAGCACTCTTCTTTACTCAAAATACCAAGGAACTTTATTAGCAGCTACTGCCGCAGATGGGAATGATGATTTTTTCCCGGTAGCCTTTGCTGTGGTTGATGAAGAAACCGAAAATAACTGGCACTGGTTTCTGTCACAATTAAAATCTGCTCTCTCAACGTCTGAGCAAATTACTTTTGTTTCCGATTTCCAGAAAGGCATAAGAGCATCTTTGCTCGACATTTTTGGCAAGGAATGCTACCATGGTTATTGTCTGCGCTGTCTTGCCGAGAAACTCAATAAAGATCTGAAAGGACAATTCTCACATGATGCCAGGCGGCTCATGGTTCAAGATTTCTATGCGGCTGCCTATGCTCCAAAACTAGAGGTGTTTGAAAGTTGTGTGAGAAACATAAAGGCCATCTCAGATGAGGCTTATAATTGGGTTATTAGTAGTGAGCCAGATCACTGGGCGAACGCATTTTTTGGTGGGGCGAGATACAACCACATGACATCCAACTTCGGCCAACAGTTTTACAGTTGGGTGTCTGAGGTGGATGAGTTGCCCATTACTCAGATGGTTGATGTTTTACGTGGCAAGATCATGGAACTAATTTATAGACGAAGGCTTGAATCGAGCCACTGGGTTACAAGGTTGACACCTTTTATGGAGGACAGGCTTCAGAATGAGGCAGCAAAATCGAGATCACTTCAAGTGTTACTCTCACATGGGAGTGTCTTTGAGGTCCGTGGTGAATCTGTTGACATAGTTGATATTGATCACTGGGACTGTAGTTGCAAAGGATGGCAACTCACAGGATTGCCTTGTTGTCATGCTATTGCTGTTCTTGAGTGCCTTGGCAGGAACCTAAGCGATTATTGCTCAAGATACTTCACATCAGACAGCTACCGATTGACTTATTTGGAATCGATCAACCCCATACCAAATGTGGAGAAACAAGAGCAAAGTGAAGTGCTGGTAGAAGGAACTATTGTAACTCCTCCGCCTACTAAGCGCCCTCCAGGCCGACCAAAGATGAAATTCGCGGACTCTGTGGATGTCATCAAGCGCCAGCTCCAGTGTAGTAAATGCAAGGGCCTAGGCCACAATAAGAAAACATGCAA CAAGGAGAAAGGGATTGAAGAACCAGAAACTCCTCTTTTGATTGGGGGGCCGACGAGCGACAACGAACCGGAACCGGAACGTGAACCCGTAGGAAGCagttga
- the LOC140864758 gene encoding AT-hook motif nuclear-localized protein 23-like, protein MAGLDLGSASHHFVSQLHLQRSDGDESNRNRFSNENTDDSHQGFDLDTSNINNSADAAAGRRPRGRPAGSKNKPKPPVIITRESANTLRAHILEVSGGCDVFDVVATYARKRQRGICILSGTGTVTNVSLRQPSAAGGVLNLQGRFEILSLTGSFLPPPAPPGATSLTIYLAGGQGQVVGGNVVGALIASGPVIIIAASFTNVAYERLPLEEEEAELQMQTPPPPPSVSQPLGGGGGNQFADPSSMGLPFFNLPLNMANGQLPMDGGAWSGNSGGGGRPSY, encoded by the coding sequence ATGGCTGGTTTGGACTTAGGTTCAGCTTCTCATCACTTTGTTTCTCAGCTCCATCTTCAAAGATCGGACGGCGACGAATCGAATCGAAACCGGTTTTCGAATGAAAACACCGACGATTCCCATCAGGGTTTCGATTTAGACACCTCAAATATCAACAACTCCGCTGATGCTGCGGCGGGGCGAAGGCCGCGAGGCCGCCCCGCGGGATCCAAGAACAAGCCTAAACCACCGGTGATCATCACCCGGGAGAGTGCCAACACGCTCCGGGCGCACATACTGGAGGTGAGCGGCGGCTGCGACGTGTTCGACGTGGTGGCCACCTACGCCAGGAAGCGGCAGCGGGGGATCTGCATACTCAGCGGGACGGGTACGGTCACCAACGTCAGCTTGAGGCAGCCGTCCGCGGCGGGGGGAGTGCTGAACTTACAAGGCCGGTTCGAGATCCTGTCGTTGACCGGTTCGTTCCTTCCGCCGCCTGCGCCGCCGGGAGCCACCAGTTTGACTATATATTTGGCCGGCGGGCAAGGACAGGTGGTGGGAGGGAATGTTGTCGGTGCTTTGATCGCCTCCGGGCCCGTCATCATCATTGCGGCGTCCTTCACTAACGTGGCATACGAAAGGCTGCCTTTAGAGGAAGAGGAAGCGGAGCTCCAGATGCAgacgccgccgccgccgccgtcgGTGTCTCAGCCTCTTGGCGGCGGCGGTGGGAATCAATTTGCTGATCCATCGTCGATGGGGCTTCCTTTCTTCAACCTGCCACTCAACATGGCCAACGGCCAGCTCCCAATGGACGGCGGTGCATGGTCCGGAAACTCCGGCGGCGGCGGGCGGCCGTCGTACTAG
- the LOC140860475 gene encoding pre-mRNA-splicing factor cwc22-like, translating to MDSTVVSSSFSFSSSATIEYSSQKHRKMVEEKRIKWFSMKERITELVSNVNNISNVREIADEISKQDLFEGRGVFCQEIMKSQMDSPKLTNVYAALVAIINSNFPFVGLLLVKRLVLSLKEEYDRRGDPKTLRALSKFLAHLVNHFVVYALLANDVCLFLMGNPRSSDNVEVAVKFCIECGSTFQQVLPAKFGALIEEFHRVSEEWNIGWAPRFLISMLSKIQAHRFRDYDMIDEFINLVHIEDQQTHRVSMLHDLDPECGADDFRVYPSEYFSDIDHHGSEDDDDEEVSSQKPKGTIDGLTSL from the coding sequence ATGGATTCCACAGTCgtctcttcttctttttctttttcttcttctgctACTATTGAATATTCTTCGCAGAAACATAGGAAAATGGTCGAGGAAAAGAGAATCAAGTGGTTCTCCATGAAGGAGAGGATCACGGAATTAGTAAGCAACGTGAACAACATCTCCAACGTCCGAGAAATCGCCGACGAAATCTCGAAACAAGATCTGTTCGAGGGCAGGGGTGTCTTCTGCCAAGAGATCATGAAATCCCAGATGGATTCCCCAAAGTTAACCAATGTTTACGCCGCTCTCGTGGCCATCATCAACTCCAACTTCCCTTTTGTGGGCCTTCTTCTCGTCAAAAGGCTCGTCTTGAGCCTCAAAGAAGAGTACGATCGCCGCGGGGACCCCAAAACATTGCGGGCTCTCTCCAAGTTCTTGGCGCATCTGGTGAATCACTTCGTGGTTTACGCGCTTTTGGCCAACGACGTTTGCTTGTTTCTCATGGGGAACCCGAGGAGCTCAGATAACGTCGAGGTTGCGGTGAAGTTCTGCATCGAATGCGGCTCGACTTTCCAACAAGTATTGCCCGCCAAGTTTGGTGCTCTTATTGAAGAGTTTCATAGGGTTTCGGAAGAGTGGAACATTGGATGGGCTCCTCGCTTCTTGATTTCAATGCTTTCCAAGATTCAAGCGCATAGATTTAGGGACTATGACATGATCGACGAATTCATTAATCTTGTTCATATCGAGGATCAACAGACTCATCGTGTGTCTATGTTGCATGATCTTGACCCAGAGTGCGGTGCTGATGATTTTAGGGTTTACCCTAGTGAGTACTTTAGTGATATTGATCATCACGGGTCCGAagacgacgacgacgaggagGTATCTTCTCAGAAACCTAAGGGTACTATCGATGGATTGACAAGCTTATGA
- the LOC140863871 gene encoding uncharacterized protein isoform X2 → MGTSKKIIAICQSGGEFVSNKDDGSLYYAGGEAYALDLDQHTQLKDFKHELAETFQCGVEGMAIKYFLPGNRKTLISISKDKDLHRMVNFFKESDQVEVFVFAAARNESNIPASRSSRTIASESELPIDVPVDLMQTDDAIVLDEPIETTTLDVYPHGHEHEDKHRRAATQWENIITGVDQRFNTFAEFREALHKYSIAHGFTYKYKKNDSHRVTAKCKTEGCPWRIYASRLATTQLICIKKMNPEHTCEGATVKAGYRATRGWIGSIIKEKLKVSPNYKPKDIASDIKRDYGIQLNYTQAWRAKEIAREQLQGSYREAYSQLPLFCEKIMETNPGSLATLSTKEDSSFRQLFVSFHASISGFHQCRPLIFLDSTLLYSKYQGTLLAATAADGNDDFFPVAFAVVDEETENNWHWFLSQLKSALSTSEQITFVSDFQKGIRASLLDIFGKECYHGYCLRCLAEKLNKDLKGQFSHDARRLMVQDFYAAAYAPKLEVFESCVRNIKAISDEAYNWVISSEPDHWANAFFGGARYNHMTSNFGQQFYSWVSEVDELPITQMVDVLRGKIMELIYRRRLESSHWVTRLTPFMEDRLQNEAAKSRSLQVLLSHGSVFEVRGESVDIVDIDHWDCSCKGWQLTGLPCCHAIAVLECLGRNLSDYCSRYFTSDSYRLTYLESINPIPNVEKQEQSEVLVEGTIVTPPPTKRPPGRPKMKFADSVDVIKRQLQCSKCKGLGHNKKTCK, encoded by the exons ATGGGTACGTCCAAGAAAATTATAGCCATATGCCAATCTGGAGGGGAATTTGTGAGCAATAAAGATGACGGGTCCTTATATTATGCGGGCGGGGAGGCTTATGCGTTGGACCTGGATCAGCACACCCAATTGAAAGATTTCAAACATGAACTGGCTGAAACATTTCAATGCGGTGTGGAAGGCATGGCCATCAAGTATTTTCTCCCTGGGAACAGGAAGACCCTCATTAGTATATCTAAGGATAAGGACCTTCACCGCATGGTTAACTTCTTTAAGGAATCAGACCAAGTTGAAGTTTTTGTATTTGCTGCTGCCCGGAACGAGTCCAATATACCTGCCAGTAG GTCTAGCAGGACAATTGCTTCTGAGTCAGAACTTCCTATTGATGTACCTGTTGACCTTATGCAAACTGACGATGCGATTGTCTTGGATGAACCTATTGAAACTACGACGCTTGATGTTTATCCTCATGGCCATGAGCATGAAGATAAGCATCGTAGAGCAGCGACTCAGTGGGAAAATATTATCACTGGCGTAGACCAAAGATTTAATACGTTTGCTGAATTCCGTGAAGCTCTGCATAAATACTCGATTGCCCATGGATTCACCTACAAATATAAGAAAAATGACAGTCATCGTGTTACTGCCAAGTGTAAAACGGAAGGCTGTCCATGGCGTATATATGCATCTAGATTGGCTACCACTCAACTAATATGCATAAAGAAAATGAACCCGGAGCACACTTGTGAAGGGGCTACTGTAAAAGCTGGTTATAGGGCGACTAGGGGATGGATAGGAAGCATCATTAAGGAAAAACTGAAAGTTTCTCCAAATTACAAGCCAAAAGACATAGCCAGCGACATCAAGCGTGATTATGGCATTCAGTTGAATTATACGCAAGCTTGGCGAGCCAAGGAGATTGCACGAGAGCAGCTTCAGGGTTCATACAGAGAGGCGTATTCTCAGCTACCACTTTTTTGTGAGAAGATAATGGAGACTAATCCCGGTAGCCTCGCCACATTGAGTACGAAAGAAGATTCAAGCTTCCGCCAACTTTTTGTCTCATTTCATGCCTCAATATCTGGTTTTCACCAGTGCCGCCCCCTTATTTTTCTCGATAGCACTCTTCTTTACTCAAAATACCAAGGAACTTTATTAGCAGCTACTGCCGCAGATGGGAATGATGATTTTTTCCCGGTAGCCTTTGCTGTGGTTGATGAAGAAACCGAAAATAACTGGCACTGGTTTCTGTCACAATTAAAATCTGCTCTCTCAACGTCTGAGCAAATTACTTTTGTTTCCGATTTCCAGAAAGGCATAAGAGCATCTTTGCTCGACATTTTTGGCAAGGAATGCTACCATGGTTATTGTCTGCGCTGTCTTGCCGAGAAACTCAATAAAGATCTGAAAGGACAATTCTCACATGATGCCAGGCGGCTCATGGTTCAAGATTTCTATGCGGCTGCCTATGCTCCAAAACTAGAGGTGTTTGAAAGTTGTGTGAGAAACATAAAGGCCATCTCAGATGAGGCTTATAATTGGGTTATTAGTAGTGAGCCAGATCACTGGGCGAACGCATTTTTTGGTGGGGCGAGATACAACCACATGACATCCAACTTCGGCCAACAGTTTTACAGTTGGGTGTCTGAGGTGGATGAGTTGCCCATTACTCAGATGGTTGATGTTTTACGTGGCAAGATCATGGAACTAATTTATAGACGAAGGCTTGAATCGAGCCACTGGGTTACAAGGTTGACACCTTTTATGGAGGACAGGCTTCAGAATGAGGCAGCAAAATCGAGATCACTTCAAGTGTTACTCTCACATGGGAGTGTCTTTGAGGTCCGTGGTGAATCTGTTGACATAGTTGATATTGATCACTGGGACTGTAGTTGCAAAGGATGGCAACTCACAGGATTGCCTTGTTGTCATGCTATTGCTGTTCTTGAGTGCCTTGGCAGGAACCTAAGCGATTATTGCTCAAGATACTTCACATCAGACAGCTACCGATTGACTTATTTGGAATCGATCAACCCCATACCAAATGTGGAGAAACAAGAGCAAAGTGAAGTGCTGGTAGAAGGAACTATTGTAACTCCTCCGCCTACTAAGCGCCCTCCAGGCCGACCAAAGATGAAATTCGCGGACTCTGTGGATGTCATCAAGCGCCAGCTCCAGTGTAGTAAATGCAAGGGCCTAGGCCACAATAAGAAAACATGCAAGTAA
- the LOC140863871 gene encoding uncharacterized protein isoform X3, which translates to MQTDDAIVLDEPIETTTLDVYPHGHEHEDKHRRAATQWENIITGVDQRFNTFAEFREALHKYSIAHGFTYKYKKNDSHRVTAKCKTEGCPWRIYASRLATTQLICIKKMNPEHTCEGATVKAGYRATRGWIGSIIKEKLKVSPNYKPKDIASDIKRDYGIQLNYTQAWRAKEIAREQLQGSYREAYSQLPLFCEKIMETNPGSLATLSTKEDSSFRQLFVSFHASISGFHQCRPLIFLDSTLLYSKYQGTLLAATAADGNDDFFPVAFAVVDEETENNWHWFLSQLKSALSTSEQITFVSDFQKGIRASLLDIFGKECYHGYCLRCLAEKLNKDLKGQFSHDARRLMVQDFYAAAYAPKLEVFESCVRNIKAISDEAYNWVISSEPDHWANAFFGGARYNHMTSNFGQQFYSWVSEVDELPITQMVDVLRGKIMELIYRRRLESSHWVTRLTPFMEDRLQNEAAKSRSLQVLLSHGSVFEVRGESVDIVDIDHWDCSCKGWQLTGLPCCHAIAVLECLGRNLSDYCSRYFTSDSYRLTYLESINPIPNVEKQEQSEVLVEGTIVTPPPTKRPPGRPKMKFADSVDVIKRQLQCSKCKGLGHNKKTCNKEKGIEEPETPLLIGGPTSDNEPEPEREPVGSS; encoded by the exons ATGCAAACTGACGATGCGATTGTCTTGGATGAACCTATTGAAACTACGACGCTTGATGTTTATCCTCATGGCCATGAGCATGAAGATAAGCATCGTAGAGCAGCGACTCAGTGGGAAAATATTATCACTGGCGTAGACCAAAGATTTAATACGTTTGCTGAATTCCGTGAAGCTCTGCATAAATACTCGATTGCCCATGGATTCACCTACAAATATAAGAAAAATGACAGTCATCGTGTTACTGCCAAGTGTAAAACGGAAGGCTGTCCATGGCGTATATATGCATCTAGATTGGCTACCACTCAACTAATATGCATAAAGAAAATGAACCCGGAGCACACTTGTGAAGGGGCTACTGTAAAAGCTGGTTATAGGGCGACTAGGGGATGGATAGGAAGCATCATTAAGGAAAAACTGAAAGTTTCTCCAAATTACAAGCCAAAAGACATAGCCAGCGACATCAAGCGTGATTATGGCATTCAGTTGAATTATACGCAAGCTTGGCGAGCCAAGGAGATTGCACGAGAGCAGCTTCAGGGTTCATACAGAGAGGCGTATTCTCAGCTACCACTTTTTTGTGAGAAGATAATGGAGACTAATCCCGGTAGCCTCGCCACATTGAGTACGAAAGAAGATTCAAGCTTCCGCCAACTTTTTGTCTCATTTCATGCCTCAATATCTGGTTTTCACCAGTGCCGCCCCCTTATTTTTCTCGATAGCACTCTTCTTTACTCAAAATACCAAGGAACTTTATTAGCAGCTACTGCCGCAGATGGGAATGATGATTTTTTCCCGGTAGCCTTTGCTGTGGTTGATGAAGAAACCGAAAATAACTGGCACTGGTTTCTGTCACAATTAAAATCTGCTCTCTCAACGTCTGAGCAAATTACTTTTGTTTCCGATTTCCAGAAAGGCATAAGAGCATCTTTGCTCGACATTTTTGGCAAGGAATGCTACCATGGTTATTGTCTGCGCTGTCTTGCCGAGAAACTCAATAAAGATCTGAAAGGACAATTCTCACATGATGCCAGGCGGCTCATGGTTCAAGATTTCTATGCGGCTGCCTATGCTCCAAAACTAGAGGTGTTTGAAAGTTGTGTGAGAAACATAAAGGCCATCTCAGATGAGGCTTATAATTGGGTTATTAGTAGTGAGCCAGATCACTGGGCGAACGCATTTTTTGGTGGGGCGAGATACAACCACATGACATCCAACTTCGGCCAACAGTTTTACAGTTGGGTGTCTGAGGTGGATGAGTTGCCCATTACTCAGATGGTTGATGTTTTACGTGGCAAGATCATGGAACTAATTTATAGACGAAGGCTTGAATCGAGCCACTGGGTTACAAGGTTGACACCTTTTATGGAGGACAGGCTTCAGAATGAGGCAGCAAAATCGAGATCACTTCAAGTGTTACTCTCACATGGGAGTGTCTTTGAGGTCCGTGGTGAATCTGTTGACATAGTTGATATTGATCACTGGGACTGTAGTTGCAAAGGATGGCAACTCACAGGATTGCCTTGTTGTCATGCTATTGCTGTTCTTGAGTGCCTTGGCAGGAACCTAAGCGATTATTGCTCAAGATACTTCACATCAGACAGCTACCGATTGACTTATTTGGAATCGATCAACCCCATACCAAATGTGGAGAAACAAGAGCAAAGTGAAGTGCTGGTAGAAGGAACTATTGTAACTCCTCCGCCTACTAAGCGCCCTCCAGGCCGACCAAAGATGAAATTCGCGGACTCTGTGGATGTCATCAAGCGCCAGCTCCAGTGTAGTAAATGCAAGGGCCTAGGCCACAATAAGAAAACATGCAA CAAGGAGAAAGGGATTGAAGAACCAGAAACTCCTCTTTTGATTGGGGGGCCGACGAGCGACAACGAACCGGAACCGGAACGTGAACCCGTAGGAAGCagttga
- the LOC140860304 gene encoding heavy metal-associated isoprenylated plant protein 4-like, whose protein sequence is MAKEEKKVEVITAVYKAYLHCPKCAVDIQRPLLGIPGVQNVDVKFDKGEITVKGINIDGKKIHARLEKWSKKKVEFVSKNKSKMEEVKKI, encoded by the exons ATggcaaaagaagaaaagaaagtggAAGTAATCACTGCTGTTTACAAAGCTTATTTGCATTGCCCAAAATGTGCAGTCGACATCCAAAGGCCTCTCTTGGGAATCCCAG GAGTGCAAAATGTGGATGTAAAATTCGACAAGGGTGAGATTACAGTAAAGGGTATTAATATTGATGGAAAGAAGATTCATGCACGCCTAGAGAAATGGAGCAAGAAAAAAGTTGAATTTGTGTCGAAAAATAAGTCCAAAATGGAAGAAGTGAAAAAA ATTTAA